A window of Candidatus Hydrogenedentota bacterium contains these coding sequences:
- a CDS encoding DUF1080 domain-containing protein, translated as MKKTLTLAAFGLVALPLSSLAADGWVSLFDGESLNGWIQKNGTAVYLVHDGAILGITAEGSPNSFLCSEKEYGNFELEFEVKLNDNELNSGVQIRSQTKEPEGDAQFGRVNGPQVEIEASGEGGAQSGLIYGEACGGWMSKDAEQRQYKAFKDGEWNHYRVVANGARIQTWINGEAIEDLVDEEKFQSHPKGFIGLQVHSIGAGKGPYTVMWRNIQVKELD; from the coding sequence ATGAAAAAGACCCTCACCCTGGCGGCGTTTGGCCTCGTAGCCCTGCCGCTTTCTTCGCTGGCGGCGGATGGCTGGGTGTCCCTGTTCGACGGCGAGTCGCTGAATGGCTGGATCCAGAAGAACGGGACGGCTGTTTACCTGGTGCATGACGGGGCGATTCTGGGAATCACCGCGGAGGGCAGCCCGAATTCGTTCCTGTGCTCGGAAAAAGAGTATGGCAACTTCGAGCTGGAATTCGAGGTCAAGCTGAACGACAACGAACTGAATTCCGGCGTCCAGATCCGGTCGCAAACCAAGGAGCCGGAAGGTGACGCGCAATTCGGGCGCGTGAACGGGCCGCAGGTGGAGATTGAGGCGAGCGGCGAGGGTGGCGCGCAGTCCGGCCTTATTTATGGCGAGGCGTGCGGCGGCTGGATGTCGAAGGACGCCGAGCAGCGGCAGTATAAGGCGTTTAAGGACGGCGAATGGAATCACTACCGGGTTGTGGCAAACGGCGCGCGCATCCAGACCTGGATTAACGGCGAAGCGATTGAAGACCTGGTGGACGAAGAGAAGTTCCAGAGCCACCCGAAGGGCTTCATCGGCTTGCAGGTGCACAGCATCGGCGCTGGAAAGGGCCCGTACACGGTGATGTGGCGCAATATCCAGGTTAAAGAACTGGATTGA
- a CDS encoding DUF1080 domain-containing protein has translation MLSCLAAGAGVAEVEADFTPMFNGVDLSGWDGKDGGWWVEEGAITSESTPENPCVKHHYLFWEGAQPADFVLRFRYRLVGGNSGVQIRSKKLPEYDAWGYQADMEAGGQWTGCLFQHDREAVVKRGFKAVIAEDGNREDTPFADPEKLHAVVKQDEWNDYEVSAIGPKITLRINGELMCEVEDRDAKMARGEGYIAVQMHPGPPMKVQFKDLRIKILE, from the coding sequence GTGCTGTCATGCCTGGCCGCTGGCGCGGGGGTGGCGGAGGTTGAGGCGGATTTTACGCCGATGTTCAATGGCGTGGACCTGAGCGGCTGGGACGGGAAAGATGGCGGTTGGTGGGTGGAGGAGGGGGCGATCACGTCGGAGAGCACGCCGGAGAACCCGTGCGTGAAGCACCACTACCTCTTCTGGGAGGGCGCGCAGCCGGCGGATTTCGTGTTGCGTTTCCGCTACAGGTTGGTTGGCGGCAATTCCGGCGTGCAGATCCGCAGCAAGAAACTGCCCGAATATGATGCATGGGGCTACCAGGCGGATATGGAGGCGGGCGGGCAGTGGACGGGCTGTCTTTTTCAGCATGATCGCGAGGCGGTGGTGAAGCGCGGGTTCAAGGCGGTCATTGCGGAAGATGGGAACCGGGAGGATACGCCCTTCGCGGATCCGGAGAAGCTCCACGCGGTTGTGAAGCAGGACGAGTGGAACGACTATGAGGTTAGCGCCATCGGGCCGAAGATTACCCTGCGGATCAATGGCGAGCTGATGTGCGAGGTGGAGGATCGCGACGCGAAAATGGCGCGCGGCGAGGGGTATATCGCGGTGCAGATGCATCCGGGGCCGCCGATGAAGGTGCAGTTCAAGGATTTGCGGATCAAGATTCTGGAATAG